In the Vibrio sp. FE10 genome, TTGCGTCGGCTCAAGTTGAACCCACACCAAATTGGAATATGTAAGATGAGCGTTAGCCCTAGTGATAGCAAAACGAAATTCAAGGAGCTAGAGAGCATGAGTTCGCTATCGAAGAAGTTCTTCATAATGAGAGACTTGCCTGTATAACAAAGAGAAATTTGATACTAGGTTCGATATTAGAAAAGAGTGTAAGGGGAAAGTAAAAACAGCACCAACAATTTGCGTTAGCGCTGTTTATTTGAGCACATAGCAACCGAGACAAAGCTTACTTTGGAATTATTCGATAGTACTGAAATCTAGATTTCTAGGGACAGCAACACTAACAACCTGAGTTCCTGCGATTAAATCATGTAGGCAACGCTTGTCTTTGCGCAAAACAAACAGACAATCTAGCGTCGTTATAAAATGACCAATTACAGGTATGTACGTAGCGATTGTCATCGGCATCATTCGTTTGCCTACTATATTTAATAACCCTATTTGTTTACCTTCCATATCAACAATCGCAATTTCCATTACATTTTTACCGATCGTTTGTCCCTTCTTATGCAGCAAATATCCGTGTAACAAAAAGAACACCAACCAACCGTAAGCTGAGACTACAAGTAGTTCTGTCATATCAATTTCCCCTGTATCGAATATTTTTTGAAAATAATCGGTATAGAGAAAGATTGGCGTCATCATAGCTATACCAATCAGGCCATCAATCAAACTTGCCCCTACTCGAGACCATCGAGACGCGAGTACAATTGTAGGGGTGTTTTCTATTACTTCAGACATGTCCTTTCCTAACGTCAAAGTACCTATAAATTAAAAAACGTCAGAAACTCGAAGCTCTGACGTCATCTTGAATTAGATTGAATCACTATATAGAAGGGCAGTTACCGCTTTCAGCCATTGCGACTTTACGTACTTCAGCTTTCCCTACTTCTTCATCGACTAACTCAACACCTGCACCACCGACAAAAACGCCCATTTTGATGTATTGGTTAACGAAGTAATTCCGACCTTCAGCAGTAAAAAGGGAGACGTGATTTTCAGAAAATTCAGATTCCGTACTGACGACATGCTCTTCGTTTCCTTTGACCTCGTGATAAAAGAACACACCAGGAGCCGTTTCACCTACGCATTCTCCATCAACATATACGTACTTTTTGAGCGCGCCACCGACAAAAGTATCTTCACGATAGATATAGATGCCTGTATTACCTTCTTTAGGAGCAGGGAACGTTTTCGCTTGATCAGAAACTGAAGAATCGACTGTTGGCACAGAAGCACACCCAGATAATGCGAGAAGAAGAGCAGAGCAAAGAAATACCTTATTTTTCATGTAATAACCTAGACTTTATAAAAATGCGAGAAACATAACATATGCAAATGATTTAATTTTAAATACCCATGCATATATGTGAGCCACATTGCATAATGAGTAGTTAAAATTCAGAAAAGTAGATGAATCGAACTAAACCATTGTTCTGTATAAACTTAATCACTCACGTGCAATTTTAATCAAATGGTTAGAGGATCTATTTTATGCAATCACTTCTAATGAACAGGAGATGTTCCGAGGTAAAAGCCTTTAGATAGTGAGAACTAGAAAACGTACGTCTAGTGGTTTAACTAGGTTTTATAGATTGGAGACAAAGGGGGTAAGGAATGCTGACTATTTCAGCCCCAACACATGCTCGATAAAAGTCGACTTCTTTTCGCGGTATTCATCTTGTAGCCAACCTTCACAAGACATTTTGAGGGCATTGTATTGCTCCACTAATGCCGGATTCGTACTTAGCTTGTCACGAAACGTTAGAAAGCATTCAAACTCAGAACCGTTGGCCACCACTTGCAACGCCACTTCGTCCCCAGATGTAGACTCCAACATACACAGCTCGGGCGTTCTTAAGGTATCGAGTTTCTCTTTAAAGCCGAGTGTTGTGAGTCTCTCTATAACATCCTCAAATTCGCCAAGCTCAACACCTACGAAGATATCCAAGTCGCCTTTAGATACTGCAGATGGAATCGAAGATGCGCCTACATGCTCAACTCTCGCATTAGGGATTAGCTTTTTGATGTCACGTTCGTATCGGATAAACAGCTCATTGCAAGCCACTTGGTATTGTTCAGCAGGGTAGAATTTCATACTTACTCACTTCTATGGCTAGCTCTGAGCATTAAAAACTATTGAACACACCGATAGCTATCAGAAATAGCGCGAGACTAATCGCACCGATATAAGAGATTCTGGTTCGCTCTTTTTCAGTTGGAGTCAATGAAGGGAAGCGTCCTGATGTGAATACTTTACAGACTATCCAGCCAGCTCCGTAACCAATGAACTCAATCAATATCGACTGAAACAGATACCTAAAGAATGAGCTCAATGCCCTAAAATACGCGACTATCAAGTCTTCCATTTTTTGTCCTAATTAAAGTCAATTTGGAACAGAAAATGCCA is a window encoding:
- a CDS encoding GrpB family protein, which produces MKFYPAEQYQVACNELFIRYERDIKKLIPNARVEHVGASSIPSAVSKGDLDIFVGVELGEFEDVIERLTTLGFKEKLDTLRTPELCMLESTSGDEVALQVVANGSEFECFLTFRDKLSTNPALVEQYNALKMSCEGWLQDEYREKKSTFIEHVLGLK
- a CDS encoding RDD family protein — translated: MSEVIENTPTIVLASRWSRVGASLIDGLIGIAMMTPIFLYTDYFQKIFDTGEIDMTELLVVSAYGWLVFFLLHGYLLHKKGQTIGKNVMEIAIVDMEGKQIGLLNIVGKRMMPMTIATYIPVIGHFITTLDCLFVLRKDKRCLHDLIAGTQVVSVAVPRNLDFSTIE
- a CDS encoding DUF2846 domain-containing protein, which codes for MKNKVFLCSALLLALSGCASVPTVDSSVSDQAKTFPAPKEGNTGIYIYREDTFVGGALKKYVYVDGECVGETAPGVFFYHEVKGNEEHVVSTESEFSENHVSLFTAEGRNYFVNQYIKMGVFVGGAGVELVDEEVGKAEVRKVAMAESGNCPSI